The following are encoded in a window of Bacteroidales bacterium genomic DNA:
- a CDS encoding carboxypeptidase regulatory-like domain-containing protein: MKFSSLLILLLFVTGGIWGQVPGPNLNEGFEDGIPDNWTVLNLDGGANQWVSSTTYPRTGTHSARIGYETSSLNNNDWLITPPLYVTSATTDEISFWLRTYSATYADPWEVLVSTTNTSPASFTIIDSGDGMLGEYVQKTYSLDSYGDAVVYLAVRYLGAYDWSLYVDDFIGPPMMVPTCPKPTGLTAQNPTINSIELGWTAGNTETMWDVLYGTAGFDPETEGTLVTGIESNPYVLENLTPSTVYEYYVRAVCGEDEVSLWAGPKLFNTLCTSVSLPLIEHFTYVTTPELPLCWSSIVTNTTNTFANVQTTTLYPVSPPNSVKLYNSTADTAEILLITPEISDPLAGNRVMFSARGGANYSLLIGTLSDPTDPATFTMVGEVSPTGDHSPFQVSFADYAGTDSYIVFKHGNMGKSQTIYIDDIVIEELPDCIEPIELTVSNITNNTALLGWTAQGDETTWDIVYGTSGFDPQTGGTTVAGVTVNPYTVTGLTSATTHEFYVRADCGGDVSVWSGPVAFVTLCDPFDLPFLENFDGAATGSFPICWSKAGLATTNWTISNSSNALGTAPELRFGYSPSFTGEALMVSPVINTTGETSLAIEFKHYYDDYAVPFTFGMKTTSDGTTWNTIWEVVDPVGNIGPEEVLIDVNNSDVGSPTFQFAFFVDGYTFNMNNWYMDDIHVFVPQVGNLEGTVTEATRGPIEGALITADDHQTYTDASGYYIIENMMTGIYDVTCEAEGYFPVTVEGVEILADQTIAQDFTLGYATISVTPESLLQNILSGETATQMLTISNAEGTGPLNWKAQIQLQEPSDFYFLNTQQKKMKPNANVDETDPNSTHGNPVSTDAMYDLLGSFPLFDVGGTYSSATDGNFIYTGRWNANQYDKYDMEGNHIESFSIPGAGLTRDLTYDGQYFYGSPNSDLIYQMDFETQTLVSTIVASGNAIRGIAYDEDDDAFWVAGSSFSGPFRQISREGTVLQTVTTTLGGMSGLAYDNVSPDGPYLWAYTPSTSTGAHIINKINITTGSVIESFDVTTTGITVLPGGTSGGLNITNLAVPGKWVIMGIVQNEIAWILELADSDSWLTLDISSGVVNPGESTDVEVTFDAGELPMGTYLADIKITHNGQEPTDGSVIVPVSMIVTEPGAPLPPYNPIPPSGATLVSLQPELSWTNGAGTSEVQVNIRTVTGPFTTTVYKSEWFTGSSFDLADVPLTLMADKEYNWRVYARNSIATTKGPRWTFTTAGVGTIEGIVTDASTSAPLQGVTITTEPEGYTATTDASGAYSITNVASGTYDVTAALDGYTSESQEVTVGEGQTVIANFELTKPLAPPTNLQAVVEDFVNVNLSWVAPEGGTGGGLYELSYHLGTPNNAYFELWDYVYGVVYDVSGFTNVTIEKADYHHASWGTMGIWDYKLHIVDWDTYTLISSTPVLQTTGDDKWEVNVPLGSIPESGLVGIFLEPMGNAANDAFPNLSSDDNATTTNSFFGPISDFSNLNPGTIGNFLMDLWIMADPLDGGERILVQAPIIEGATTVSHQSRAVHGNISTPIAPIEYTGANRALTGFNVYRNGDFLVNTDASTTEIDDLNLEGGTYAYTVTAVYTEGESEAAGPATVGILPPPVLVSAEPDFLGVELVWEKGTNYPTDAKPGIYTTSNVELMSEKKESAHGITNEVPKATSGRAVGDDCDNPIILDMTTLPVVDVNTTCGRGNNYEETCLGSYDSGEDIVYQFTLTETKDLKFTLATTTSYTGMLITQECPISTNCVTFVTGSGGNKMMQAVLEAGTYYVMIDTWAAPDCIPEFTLTIEEFVVQPGDNCDNPIVIDALPYTDENTTCGRGNTYMETCLGSYDGGQDIVYQIVPTENMKVEFDMTTTATWTGMLITEECPIGMNCVSFITGASGPKTMVVDLVAGTSYYFMLDTYPQPDCFDFTLNVTEIEPCILEMPAGAIAEGEPCIEDEGEDVTNGGCNMDNPMFTPINLGDVIWGTGSTYLVGASKSRDTDWYELVITEPKTVTLTVIAEFPVVAGFIEQTIPGVPGCENITGSISPAELADPCEEFIVSSTLIPGTYYLFVGVSVFEGYPCGTSNNYIAELTSESVFLPHFNVYRDGEQIAESYLMNYYDQADITNGETYCYTVSEVPAVGFETGMSNELCTTVPQTPEIAVNPASITETHIIPPAQITTQTVTLTNNGAGELDWILALEPDGEYCDASTNYEDEFISNVLCGDINNPSGWQSAISDYTDISTNIAPGASEPIIVTNGSPSSSDKATCWVDWNLDYTFGVGTSEEFILTTDDGAATFTGDITVPEGTPAGSYRMRVRLTYSTAPAPCGVASYGEVEDYTITVGQSWLSADLLEGTLAPGASTDITLTFDSEGMEVGVYNKELNFMSNDPITPILTVPVQLSVEISAIGTIAGHVTDALSRGPVANATITIDELRYTTTTDEDGFYELEVQAGDYLVTAAKTGYITQTAEVTVVVDLTTTQDFLLEFAAPILLYANGGVGEINLGWTGNPAAPYDNDARYSVTNMEYKNNVALIDKDEQAHGITNELPKATSGREIGDDCDNPWILDVTTLPVVDTNTTCGRGNTYSETCLGNYDGGEDIVYQFTLTEAKMLKLTLTTATTWTGMLITQECPISTNCVTFITGSTGNKVITTALEAGTYYVMMDTWPTPNCIDELIFTIDEFIPEPGELCTTAIDYGFVNDDPVLGAIEPSEAVWYSFTADQNFGSVDVSLCGSSFDTKLEVWYNCDDATYAYYNDDSQVCNAKAAQSFISTGPMQAGQTWYAKVYGYSTNAGDYILEITGVEACVLEMPAGAIAEGEPCIENEGEDVTNGGCNMDEPMFTTINCGDVIWGSSSTYLVGTSKRRDTDWYQLEITEPKTVTFSVTAEFPSVAGIVEQTVPGVAGCENITGSISPAATAEPCEEASVTVTLVPGTYYFFVGISVFEGYPCGMSNNYIAELTCEEAFIPYYDVFRDDAFLAQTYLETYTDNEVLPDVEYCYTVRQFIEPDVVTPQSNELCASMLCAAGCNYIFLLTDQFGDGWNGASFTIMQGGSEIGTYTLASGDMEILEVSLCDATETSFIWNSGLYDGECAFEIYDPEYNSLYYFEFYENPSNGEVFFTFITDCPALLGQDIVLTEGWSAWSSYMALVDPADISDVMAPVVDDMVMTKHFEEIFYPDYGLNTIGMFSNNHGYLTNMTAERTLTISGEMADPTIYLQTGWNLISVLQECSILAEGVFSSINGFDIAWEPTGNGIYYPEGNLYTLTNLIPGKAYYVNVTEAGEYTYPGCDKSSGNMFSAPLRAANTTSWNDVTYTGVNHVVVFDQKATNNLRIGDMIGAFANGSVCAGLVEYTGANLGFTLFGDDISTPGAEGFVDGNVITYKVFRAETGEEFTMDVIYSLDAPNSSTFAAYGLSVITDLKLAPLSIGENTLKNLSIYPNPSSGIFNIAVSGLDTQVDYVVMNAQGQEVYNGNLMESQQLDLSNEAKGVYFIKFISDSVLRVEKLVIR, encoded by the coding sequence ATGAAATTTTCAAGTTTACTAATTTTACTACTATTTGTTACCGGAGGCATCTGGGGACAAGTGCCAGGTCCAAACCTGAACGAAGGTTTTGAGGACGGGATTCCCGATAATTGGACTGTCCTGAATTTGGATGGGGGAGCCAATCAATGGGTATCCAGTACCACTTATCCACGCACTGGCACACACAGTGCAAGGATTGGATATGAAACCAGTTCGTTAAATAACAACGACTGGCTGATTACACCCCCGCTGTATGTTACTTCGGCCACTACTGATGAAATCAGTTTTTGGCTAAGAACCTACAGTGCCACGTATGCCGACCCCTGGGAGGTATTGGTTTCGACCACCAATACAAGTCCCGCCTCGTTCACTATAATAGATAGTGGCGACGGCATGCTGGGCGAATATGTCCAGAAAACCTATTCACTGGATTCCTATGGCGATGCCGTGGTTTACCTTGCCGTAAGATACTTGGGTGCCTATGATTGGTCACTTTATGTAGATGATTTTATCGGTCCACCCATGATGGTGCCAACATGTCCAAAACCAACTGGTCTGACCGCCCAAAATCCTACCATCAACAGCATTGAGCTTGGCTGGACAGCCGGCAATACCGAGACCATGTGGGACGTACTCTACGGAACTGCAGGTTTCGACCCTGAAACTGAAGGAACGCTTGTTACAGGAATTGAATCGAATCCTTATGTCCTCGAAAACCTGACTCCTTCCACAGTTTATGAATATTATGTAAGAGCTGTTTGTGGCGAAGATGAAGTGAGCCTCTGGGCTGGCCCAAAACTCTTTAACACCCTGTGTACTTCCGTCAGCCTTCCTTTGATAGAACATTTCACCTATGTGACTACTCCTGAGCTTCCGCTTTGTTGGAGCTCGATTGTTACTAACACAACCAACACCTTTGCAAATGTTCAAACAACCACACTATACCCGGTTTCACCTCCTAACTCTGTTAAACTTTACAACTCCACTGCTGATACTGCCGAAATACTGTTGATCACACCGGAAATTTCCGACCCGTTGGCAGGCAACCGGGTAATGTTTTCTGCAAGAGGTGGCGCCAACTACAGTTTGCTGATTGGAACCCTGAGCGATCCTACTGACCCGGCTACTTTTACAATGGTTGGTGAAGTCTCCCCTACGGGCGATCACTCACCCTTCCAGGTAAGCTTTGCCGATTATGCAGGAACTGACAGTTACATTGTCTTTAAACATGGCAACATGGGCAAATCACAAACCATTTACATTGATGATATTGTAATTGAAGAATTGCCCGATTGTATCGAACCCATCGAACTGACTGTTTCAAATATCACCAACAATACGGCACTTTTGGGCTGGACTGCCCAGGGCGACGAAACTACATGGGATATTGTTTATGGCACGTCAGGCTTCGATCCGCAAACCGGAGGAACAACAGTTGCCGGCGTTACGGTAAACCCTTACACAGTAACCGGACTTACCAGCGCAACTACTCACGAGTTTTATGTAAGAGCCGATTGTGGTGGCGATGTGAGTGTCTGGTCAGGCCCTGTTGCTTTTGTCACACTCTGCGATCCGTTTGATCTTCCTTTCCTGGAAAACTTCGATGGAGCTGCTACCGGCTCATTCCCCATTTGCTGGAGCAAAGCAGGTCTGGCCACCACCAACTGGACCATCTCAAACAGTTCCAATGCATTGGGCACAGCTCCTGAATTAAGATTCGGATACTCACCCTCCTTTACAGGCGAAGCATTGATGGTTTCTCCCGTTATCAATACCACAGGTGAAACATCACTGGCTATCGAATTTAAACACTACTACGACGATTACGCAGTTCCGTTTACCTTTGGGATGAAAACCACCTCGGACGGAACCACCTGGAACACCATTTGGGAAGTCGTCGATCCGGTGGGCAACATAGGCCCCGAAGAGGTTTTGATCGATGTAAATAATAGTGATGTAGGCTCACCTACTTTCCAGTTTGCGTTTTTTGTTGACGGTTATACTTTTAACATGAACAACTGGTACATGGACGATATCCATGTTTTCGTTCCGCAAGTTGGCAACCTTGAAGGCACCGTAACAGAGGCTACCCGTGGCCCGATAGAAGGCGCCCTGATAACTGCCGACGATCACCAGACCTACACCGATGCCAGCGGTTATTACATCATCGAAAACATGATGACCGGCATCTACGATGTTACCTGCGAAGCCGAAGGCTATTTCCCGGTAACAGTAGAAGGTGTTGAGATTCTGGCTGACCAAACTATTGCACAAGACTTTACCCTGGGTTATGCTACCATCTCGGTTACACCCGAAAGCCTGCTGCAGAATATTTTGTCTGGTGAAACGGCAACACAAATGCTCACCATTTCCAATGCAGAGGGTACCGGTCCATTGAACTGGAAAGCTCAAATTCAACTGCAGGAGCCATCCGACTTCTACTTCCTGAATACACAACAGAAAAAGATGAAACCAAATGCAAACGTTGATGAAACAGACCCCAATTCTACTCATGGCAATCCGGTTTCGACGGACGCTATGTATGATCTTTTGGGTTCGTTCCCTCTATTTGACGTGGGCGGGACATACTCTTCAGCAACTGACGGAAACTTTATCTACACCGGCAGATGGAACGCTAATCAATATGATAAATATGACATGGAGGGTAATCACATAGAATCCTTCTCTATTCCTGGAGCCGGATTAACCAGAGACCTGACGTATGATGGTCAGTATTTCTATGGTTCACCCAACAGCGATTTAATTTATCAGATGGACTTCGAAACACAAACCCTTGTAAGCACTATTGTAGCATCAGGCAACGCTATTCGAGGTATTGCTTACGATGAAGATGATGACGCCTTTTGGGTAGCAGGATCAAGCTTCAGCGGTCCATTCAGACAGATAAGCCGCGAAGGAACCGTTTTGCAAACTGTAACCACAACACTTGGTGGCATGTCAGGCCTTGCTTATGATAACGTTTCTCCTGATGGCCCCTACTTATGGGCATACACGCCTTCCACCAGTACAGGTGCTCATATCATTAATAAAATTAATATTACTACAGGAAGTGTAATCGAAAGCTTTGATGTTACTACTACAGGCATCACTGTTCTTCCAGGAGGAACCAGCGGCGGTCTTAATATCACCAACCTGGCAGTTCCCGGAAAATGGGTAATTATGGGTATTGTACAGAACGAGATTGCCTGGATACTCGAGCTTGCTGATTCAGATTCATGGCTAACCCTTGATATTTCAAGTGGTGTTGTCAACCCCGGCGAATCAACTGATGTTGAAGTTACTTTCGATGCTGGTGAATTGCCCATGGGTACCTACCTTGCCGATATTAAGATTACCCACAATGGCCAGGAGCCTACCGACGGCAGTGTGATAGTGCCCGTATCAATGATCGTCACCGAACCAGGCGCACCATTGCCTCCATATAATCCGATACCGCCCTCTGGCGCTACATTGGTTTCATTGCAGCCCGAACTGAGCTGGACCAACGGAGCAGGCACTTCAGAGGTGCAGGTTAATATACGCACAGTTACAGGGCCCTTTACAACTACTGTCTATAAATCAGAGTGGTTTACAGGTTCATCGTTCGATCTGGCTGACGTTCCGTTAACCTTAATGGCTGACAAGGAATATAACTGGCGTGTCTATGCAAGAAATTCCATTGCTACCACCAAAGGCCCGAGATGGACTTTCACAACCGCCGGCGTTGGCACTATAGAAGGCATTGTTACTGATGCTTCCACCAGCGCACCACTCCAAGGTGTTACAATTACTACTGAGCCCGAAGGCTACACTGCTACTACCGATGCTTCTGGCGCTTATTCCATCACCAATGTGGCATCAGGCACTTATGATGTAACTGCTGCACTGGATGGTTATACTTCAGAATCGCAGGAAGTTACCGTTGGCGAAGGCCAAACTGTAATAGCTAACTTCGAACTGACTAAACCACTCGCACCTCCAACAAACTTGCAGGCTGTAGTTGAAGATTTCGTGAATGTAAATCTTAGCTGGGTCGCTCCCGAAGGAGGCACTGGTGGTGGACTATACGAATTGTCGTATCACCTGGGCACCCCTAATAATGCCTATTTTGAATTATGGGATTATGTTTACGGTGTTGTTTATGACGTAAGTGGATTTACCAACGTAACCATCGAAAAAGCAGATTATCACCATGCCTCATGGGGTACGATGGGAATTTGGGATTACAAATTGCATATTGTAGATTGGGATACCTACACGTTGATTTCCTCGACACCGGTCCTGCAAACCACCGGTGATGATAAATGGGAAGTAAATGTTCCTCTGGGATCAATTCCTGAAAGCGGACTTGTAGGGATTTTTCTTGAGCCGATGGGCAATGCAGCTAATGATGCTTTCCCCAATCTTTCGTCAGATGATAACGCTACAACTACCAACTCATTCTTCGGTCCAATCAGCGACTTTTCGAACTTGAACCCTGGTACAATTGGTAACTTCCTGATGGATCTCTGGATTATGGCCGACCCACTGGATGGTGGTGAACGCATACTTGTTCAGGCTCCTATCATCGAAGGCGCAACAACGGTATCTCATCAAAGCAGAGCCGTTCACGGAAACATCAGCACACCCATTGCACCCATAGAATATACCGGCGCAAATCGTGCTCTGACTGGTTTTAACGTTTACCGTAATGGAGATTTCCTTGTAAACACCGACGCTTCAACTACAGAAATTGATGATCTCAATCTTGAAGGCGGCACCTATGCGTACACTGTTACTGCTGTTTACACAGAAGGCGAATCAGAAGCTGCCGGCCCTGCCACAGTGGGTATCCTGCCTCCTCCTGTACTCGTTTCTGCCGAACCCGATTTCTTAGGCGTAGAGCTGGTGTGGGAAAAAGGCACAAATTATCCTACCGATGCTAAACCGGGAATCTATACTACATCCAATGTGGAGTTGATGAGCGAGAAAAAAGAGTCAGCTCACGGAATAACCAACGAAGTGCCTAAAGCAACTTCCGGACGCGCTGTTGGCGACGATTGTGACAATCCCATCATTCTCGATATGACTACACTGCCCGTAGTTGACGTTAATACAACCTGCGGACGTGGAAACAATTATGAAGAAACCTGCCTAGGGAGCTATGACAGCGGCGAAGACATCGTTTATCAATTCACTCTCACCGAAACCAAAGATTTGAAGTTCACGCTAGCTACAACTACATCCTATACAGGCATGCTGATAACTCAGGAATGCCCCATCTCAACCAATTGTGTGACATTCGTTACAGGTTCCGGAGGCAACAAAATGATGCAAGCCGTATTGGAAGCAGGAACTTATTATGTAATGATTGATACATGGGCAGCACCAGATTGCATCCCGGAGTTTACACTCACAATTGAAGAATTCGTAGTCCAGCCAGGCGACAACTGCGACAACCCGATCGTGATTGACGCATTGCCCTATACGGATGAGAATACGACATGTGGACGTGGTAATACCTATATGGAAACCTGTCTGGGAAGCTATGACGGAGGCCAGGACATCGTTTATCAGATTGTGCCAACCGAAAACATGAAGGTAGAGTTCGATATGACAACTACCGCTACATGGACAGGAATGCTGATAACAGAGGAATGTCCGATAGGAATGAATTGCGTTAGTTTTATCACAGGTGCTTCCGGACCGAAAACCATGGTGGTTGATCTGGTAGCAGGAACTTCTTATTATTTCATGCTCGATACCTATCCTCAACCAGACTGCTTCGACTTCACACTTAATGTTACTGAAATTGAACCTTGTATTCTTGAGATGCCCGCCGGCGCCATTGCCGAAGGCGAGCCTTGCATTGAAGACGAGGGCGAAGACGTTACCAACGGCGGCTGTAATATGGATAATCCTATGTTTACACCGATCAATTTAGGTGATGTAATCTGGGGTACTGGCAGCACCTATCTCGTTGGAGCTTCCAAAAGCAGAGATACTGACTGGTACGAACTGGTGATTACCGAACCAAAAACAGTGACCCTGACAGTAATTGCTGAATTCCCGGTTGTTGCCGGATTTATTGAGCAAACCATTCCGGGAGTACCTGGCTGCGAAAACATTACAGGATCCATCTCCCCGGCTGAACTAGCCGATCCCTGCGAGGAATTTATTGTTTCCAGTACACTTATTCCAGGTACTTACTATCTATTTGTTGGCGTTTCTGTATTCGAAGGCTACCCTTGTGGAACCTCCAACAACTACATTGCTGAGCTTACCAGCGAAAGCGTCTTCCTGCCACACTTTAATGTGTATCGTGATGGCGAACAGATTGCCGAGTCTTACTTAATGAACTACTACGATCAGGCAGACATCACCAACGGTGAAACTTATTGTTACACCGTTTCTGAAGTACCAGCAGTAGGCTTTGAAACCGGTATGTCGAACGAGCTATGCACTACCGTACCGCAGACGCCCGAAATCGCAGTTAATCCTGCTTCGATTACCGAGACACATATAATTCCACCTGCACAGATCACTACACAAACAGTAACCCTTACCAACAATGGAGCAGGCGAACTGGATTGGATCCTTGCATTAGAGCCTGATGGTGAATACTGCGATGCCTCTACCAACTATGAGGACGAGTTTATTTCAAACGTACTTTGTGGTGACATCAACAACCCCAGCGGATGGCAGAGTGCTATTAGCGATTACACAGATATCTCAACTAACATCGCCCCCGGCGCTTCCGAACCCATTATCGTTACCAATGGCAGCCCCTCCTCTTCTGACAAGGCAACCTGCTGGGTTGACTGGAACCTGGATTACACCTTTGGTGTTGGCACCAGCGAAGAGTTCATTCTCACCACTGATGACGGAGCTGCAACCTTTACGGGTGATATTACAGTTCCTGAAGGAACACCCGCTGGTAGTTACCGTATGCGCGTTCGCCTGACCTATTCAACTGCTCCGGCACCCTGTGGCGTAGCAAGTTATGGTGAAGTAGAAGATTACACCATAACAGTAGGCCAAAGCTGGTTATCCGCTGATTTACTTGAAGGAACACTGGCTCCCGGCGCATCCACCGACATTACCCTTACTTTCGACTCAGAAGGTATGGAAGTCGGTGTCTACAATAAGGAACTCAATTTTATGAGTAACGACCCGATAACTCCTATACTGACAGTTCCTGTTCAACTCAGCGTGGAAATATCAGCTATCGGAACCATTGCCGGTCATGTTACCGATGCTCTCTCACGTGGTCCTGTAGCTAATGCTACCATCACTATTGATGAGCTTCGTTATACTACTACCACCGACGAAGATGGTTTCTATGAACTGGAAGTTCAGGCAGGAGATTATTTGGTTACTGCTGCTAAAACCGGCTATATCACACAAACAGCCGAAGTTACCGTTGTTGTCGACCTAACCACTACACAGGACTTCCTGCTCGAGTTTGCTGCTCCCATTTTGCTTTACGCAAATGGTGGTGTTGGCGAAATCAATCTGGGATGGACTGGTAATCCAGCCGCTCCTTACGACAATGATGCACGCTATTCGGTTACCAATATGGAATACAAAAACAATGTTGCCCTTATTGATAAAGACGAGCAAGCGCACGGAATAACCAACGAGTTACCTAAAGCAACTTCCGGACGCGAAATTGGCGACGATTGTGATAACCCCTGGATCCTCGACGTGACTACCTTACCTGTTGTTGATACCAACACAACCTGTGGACGTGGTAATACTTATTCAGAAACCTGCTTAGGAAATTATGATGGCGGCGAGGATATTGTTTACCAGTTTACCCTCACCGAAGCCAAGATGTTGAAGCTTACGCTTACAACTGCTACAACCTGGACAGGCATGCTGATAACTCAGGAATGCCCCATTTCGACCAACTGTGTAACATTCATTACAGGCTCTACCGGCAACAAAGTTATTACCACCGCACTGGAAGCCGGAACTTATTATGTGATGATGGATACCTGGCCAACACCAAACTGCATTGACGAGCTTATATTCACAATTGATGAATTTATCCCCGAGCCAGGCGAGCTCTGCACTACTGCAATAGATTATGGCTTCGTAAATGATGACCCGGTATTAGGCGCCATCGAACCTTCAGAAGCTGTATGGTACAGCTTTACTGCCGATCAGAATTTCGGCTCTGTAGATGTATCGCTTTGCGGCTCCAGCTTCGACACCAAACTCGAAGTTTGGTACAACTGCGATGATGCTACCTATGCTTACTACAATGACGACAGCCAGGTATGCAACGCCAAAGCAGCACAGTCATTCATCTCCACAGGACCTATGCAAGCCGGCCAGACCTGGTATGCTAAAGTTTACGGATACAGCACCAATGCCGGTGATTACATTTTGGAAATCACAGGTGTAGAGGCATGCGTTCTTGAAATGCCTGCCGGTGCTATTGCGGAAGGCGAACCCTGCATCGAAAACGAAGGCGAAGACGTTACCAACGGTGGCTGTAATATGGATGAACCTATGTTTACAACTATAAACTGTGGTGATGTAATCTGGGGATCTTCCAGCACCTATCTTGTGGGAACTTCCAAACGCAGAGATACAGACTGGTACCAACTGGAAATTACAGAACCAAAAACTGTAACCTTCTCAGTAACTGCCGAATTCCCATCTGTTGCTGGTATTGTCGAACAAACAGTTCCGGGAGTTGCCGGTTGTGAAAACATCACAGGAAGCATTTCCCCTGCAGCCACTGCAGAACCATGTGAGGAAGCCTCTGTTACTGTCACACTCGTACCAGGAACTTACTACTTCTTTGTTGGCATTTCGGTTTTTGAAGGATATCCTTGTGGTATGTCCAACAACTACATCGCCGAACTTACCTGTGAGGAAGCCTTTATTCCTTATTACGACGTATTCCGCGACGATGCCTTCCTTGCTCAAACCTATCTGGAAACCTACACTGATAACGAAGTACTGCCCGATGTGGAATATTGCTATACCGTCAGACAGTTCATCGAACCCGACGTAGTTACTCCACAATCTAATGAACTTTGTGCTTCCATGCTATGTGCTGCAGGCTGCAACTACATCTTCCTTCTCACCGACCAATTTGGCGACGGATGGAACGGCGCAAGCTTTACCATCATGCAGGGTGGATCTGAAATTGGAACCTACACACTTGCCTCAGGTGACATGGAAATTTTAGAAGTTAGTCTCTGCGATGCTACTGAAACCTCTTTCATCTGGAATAGTGGCTTGTATGATGGTGAATGTGCTTTCGAGATATATGATCCCGAATACAATTCACTGTATTACTTTGAGTTTTACGAAAACCCATCTAACGGAGAGGTATTCTTCACCTTCATCACCGATTGTCCTGCTCTACTGGGCCAGGATATCGTTCTGACAGAAGGCTGGAGTGCCTGGTCGTCATACATGGCACTTGTTGATCCCGCTGACATTTCGGATGTAATGGCTCCCGTTGTCGACGACATGGTGATGACGAAACATTTCGAAGAGATATTCTATCCTGACTATGGCCTCAACACCATCGGTATGTTCAGTAACAACCATGGATATCTTACCAACATGACTGCCGAGCGCACCCTCACCATCAGCGGTGAAATGGCCGATCCGACCATCTACCTCCAAACTGGCTGGAACCTCATTTCTGTTCTGCAGGAATGCTCCATCCTGGCCGAGGGCGTATTTAGCAGCATCAATGGTTTTGATATCGCATGGGAACCCACCGGAAACGGAATTTACTATCCGGAAGGCAACCTTTACACACTTACCAACCTGATACCAGGCAAAGCTTACTACGTGAATGTTACGGAAGCCGGAGAATACACTTATCCCGGCTGCGACAAATCTTCGGGCAATATGTTCAGCGCTCCGCTGAGAGCTGCCAACACCACCTCCTGGAACGACGTAACCTACACTGGCGTTAACCATGTGGTAGTATTTGATCAGAAAGCTACCAACAACCTGCGCATCGGCGACATGATTGGTGCTTTTGCTAACGGATCGGTTTGTGCCGGTCTGGTAGAATACACAGGTGCTAATCTTGGCTTCACACTCTTTGGCGACGACATCTCTACACCTGGCGCTGAAGGCTTCGTTGACGGCAACGTCATCACCTACAAAGTCTTCCGTGCCGAAACCGGTGAAGAGTTTACCATGGATGTGATCTACAGCCTGGATGCTCCCAACAGCAGCACCTTTGCTGCCTACGGTCTGTCAGTAATTACTGACCTGAAACTTGCTCCGCTCTCCATTGGCGAAAACACGCTGAAAAACCTGTCGATATATCCGAATCCTTCGTCAGGCATCTTCAACATCGCCGTTAGCGGACTTGATACACAAGTCGACTACGTTGTAATGAATGCCCAGGGGCAGGAAGTTTACAACGGCAACCTGATGGAATCGCAGCAGCTCGACCTGAGCAACGAAGCCAAAGGTGTCTACTTCATTAAGTTTATCAGCGACAGCGTTCTCAGAGTAGAGAAGCTGGTTATTAGATAG